One Hermetia illucens chromosome 4, iHerIll2.2.curated.20191125, whole genome shotgun sequence DNA segment encodes these proteins:
- the LOC119654650 gene encoding lysozyme 1-like, producing the protein MKVFAVLAFALLCVAAPAWGKTFTKCSLAKTLYAHGIPKSELPDWVCLVQHESGFRTDAVGALNSNGTRDYGLFQINNQYWCQGNVKSYNECHIACTSLLSDDITNALNCAKKIKAQQGFKAWYGWLNYCQKSKPSVSECF; encoded by the coding sequence ATGAAAGTATTCGCTGTTTTGGCTTTCGCCCTCCTCTGCGTCGCTGCTCCTGCCTGGGGTAAGACCTTCACCAAGTGCAGTCTTGCCAAGACCCTCTACGCTCATGGCATCCCAAAGTCTGAACTCCCCGATTGGGTCTGTCTTGTCCAACACGAATCTGGATTCAGGACCGACGCTGTAGGAGCCCTCAACTCAAACGGAACCCGTGACTATGGTCTCTTCCAAATCAACAACCAATACTGGTGCCAAGGAAACGTGAAATCTTACAACGAATGCCACATCGCTTGTACTTCTCTTCTTTCTGATGACATCACCAACGCCCTCAACTGCGCCAAGAAGATCAAGGCTCAACAAGGATTCAAGGCCTGGTACGGATGGTTGAACTATTGCCAAAAATCCAAACCAAGTGTCAGCGAGTGCTTCTAA
- the LOC119655071 gene encoding uncharacterized protein LOC119655071, whose protein sequence is MWNAMARQRNSYLHATLKTESIDPYVLNKCVEIAMHKEKDIKVERADFHQPTLIQPKRFGINPIKKNANLAYGLDGIPQLLKDLASYDLGVQSKALHSLEEELQNSYKCYRAIVEFNIASRLNQSLDNFFPLVPGDISPLLKNIVCIGLVASHYQGAKALMHEHNLISNLYDMIIDTNPVSRNAALALYRMSSQPEVADVMASGDHLQRAVRVLERIDHIEEVYMVIANLIERSPGKAMSKGVFETIYCKLNRCHEYPTVMKCLALLINCREAEEVCDKKDIVYKFKEMLADDSLPLKTLEYLSLGICNALYTTTAMWRCREFWDLPAILIKRAHNKTSDFMQLWCLQALRQLIMMPSIKNLVRKTYKKKIKNIVCRKDYVEKVKNDLLKQLRTKPYLVAESDEEKEESESDTDHITAGPHVSRGPDIQKAKFDKEDFPPPIAYRLDYRPLKNYDINNRIQSDSERNSKDITDEDMDQFVDHEVNQFGI, encoded by the exons ATGTGGAACGCCATGGCACGTCAAAGAAACTCATACCTCCATGCAACTTTGAAAACTGAATCTATCGACCCTTATGTGCTCAATAAGTGTGTGGAAATTG CAATGCACAAAGAAAAAGATATTAAAGTTGAGCGCGCAGATTTCCATCAGCCAACTCTGATTCAGCCAAAACGCTTCGGAATAAATCCTATCAAAAAGAACGCGAACCTTGCATATGGGTTAGATGGTATTCCGCAACTCCTTAAAGATCTAGCTTCCTATGATTTGGGTGTACAGTCAAAGGCGCTCCATAGTTTAGAGGAAGAACTACAAAATTCTTACAAGTGCTATCGGGCCATCGTGGAATTCAATATTGCATCCAG ACTCAACCAATCGCTGGACAACTTCTTTCCACTTGTGCCAGGTGATATCAGTCCTTTGTTGAAGAATATTGTTTGCATAG GATTGGTTGCATCTCACTATCAAGGTGCTAAAGCGTTGATGCATGAACACAATTTAATTAGCAATTTATATGATATGATCATCGATACCAATCCTGTTAGCAGAAACGCAGCTTTGGCTCTGTATCGCATGTCCTCCCAGCCAGAAG TTGCTGATGTAATGGCGTCCGGAGATCATCTACAACGTGCTGTTCGTGTACTGGAGCGAATCGATCACATTGAAGAAGTTTACATGGTGATCGCCAACTTAATCGAGAGATCTCCAGGGAAAGCTATGTCCAAAGGAGTTTTCGAAACTATTTACTGCAAACTAAACCGTTGCCACGAATATCCAACTGTTATGAAATGTCTTGCCTTGCTGATAAATTGTAGAGAGGCCGAAGAGGTGTGTGACAAGAAGGATATCGTctataaatttaaagaaatgcTAGCCGATGATAGTTTACCGTTAAAAACTTTGGAATATCTTTCCCTGGGAATATGCAATGCCTTATACACAACAACCGCTATGTGGAGATGCCGAGAATTTTGGGATTTACCAGCGATTTTGATCAAGAGGGCCCACAATAAAACCAGCGATTTCATGCAACTGTGGTGTTTGCAG GCCCTTCGTCAGCTTATAATGATGCCATCAATAAAGAATCTTGTCCGGAAAACTTACAagaaaaagattaaaaatattGTTTGCAGGAAGGATTACGTCGAAAAGGTGAAAAATGATCTCCTCAAACAGCTCCGAACAAAGCCTTATTTGGTGGCTGAGAGTGATGAGGAGAAGGAAGAGTCAGAATCTGACACTGATCACATTACAGCTGGTCCTCATGTTAGTCGAGGACCTGATATTCAGAAAGCTAAATTTGATAAGGAAGATTTTCCTCCACCGATCGCTTATCGTCTCGATTATCGGCCGTTGAAGAATTATGATATAAATAACAGAATACAATCGGATAGTGAAAGGAATAGTAAAGATATAACTGACGAAGATATGGATCAATTTGTTGATCACGAAGTGAATCAATTTGGTATATAA
- the LOC119654865 gene encoding lysozyme 1-like — translation MKVFVVLAIALVCAFAPAQGKVFTKCGLAQALYAHGIPKADLANWVCLVQHESSFNTAAVGALNSNGTRDYGLFQINNKYWCKGNISSYNECNVACSALLSDDITGAVNCAKKIKAQQGFKAWYGWLNHCQGALPSINECF, via the coding sequence ATGAAAGTATTCGTTGTTTTGGCTATTGCCCTCGTTTGCGCCTTCGCCCCAGCCCAAGGCAAGGTCTTCACCAAATGCGGACTTGCTCAAGCTCTCTATGCTCATGGTATCCCAAAGGCTGACCTCGCCAACTGGGTGTGTCTCGTCCAACACGAGTCGTCCTTCAACACCGCTGCCGTAGGAGCCCTCAACTCCAACGGAACCCGTGACTATGGTCTCTTCCAAATTAACAACAAATACTGGTGCAAGGGAAACATCAGCTCATACAATGAATGCAACGTCGCTTGTTCTGCTCTTCTTTCTGATGACATCACCGGCGCTGTTAACTGCGCCAAGAAGATCAAGGCCCAGCAAGGATTCAAGGCCTGGTACGGATGGTTGAACCACTGCCAAGGAGCTCTCCCAAGTATCAACGAATGCTTCTAA
- the LOC119655011 gene encoding lysozyme 1-like, with protein MKVFAVLAFALLCVTAPAWGKTFTKCSLAKTLYAHGIPKSELPDWVCLVQHESGFRTDAVGALNSNGTRDYGLFQINNQYWCQGNVKSYNECHIACTSLLSDDITNALNCAKKIKAQQGFKAWYGWLNYCQKSKPSVSECF; from the coding sequence ATGAAAGTATTCGCTGTTTTGGCTTTCGCTCTCCTCTGCGTCACTGCTCCTGCCTGGGGTAAGACTTTCACCAAGTGCAGTCTTGCCAAGACCCTCTACGCTCATGGCATCCCAAAGTCTGAACTTCCCGATTGGGTTTGCCTTGTCCAACACGAATCTGGATTCAGGACCGACGCCGTAGGAGCCCTCAACTCAAACGGAACCCGTGACTATGGTCTCTTCCAAATCAACAACCAATACTGGTGCCAAGGAAACGTGAAATCTTACAACGAATGCCACATTGCTTGTACTTCTCTTCTTTCTGATGACATCACCAACGCCCTCAACTGCGCCAAGAAAATCAAGGCCCAACAAGGATTCAAGGCCTGGTACGGATGGTTGAACTATTGCCAAAAATCCAAACCAAGTGTCAGCGAGTGCTTCTAA